Proteins encoded within one genomic window of Candidatus Brevundimonas colombiensis:
- the rplE gene encoding 50S ribosomal protein L5 encodes MATEKYAPRLKGEYHARIRQVMKEKFGYTNEMQVPKLDKIVLNMGIGEAVADSKKANTALKDLTAIAGQKAVATKARNSIAGFKLREGMVIGGKVTLRGDQMYEFLDRFITIALPRVKDFRGLKGTSFDGRGNYATGLKEHIVFPEINYDQIDQMWGMDIVVCTTAKTDEEAKALLTEFKFPFVKN; translated from the coding sequence ATGGCGACCGAAAAATACGCTCCGCGCCTCAAGGGCGAATATCACGCGCGCATCCGCCAGGTGATGAAGGAAAAGTTCGGCTATACGAACGAGATGCAGGTGCCCAAGCTGGACAAGATCGTCCTGAACATGGGCATCGGCGAAGCCGTCGCGGACTCCAAGAAGGCGAACACCGCCCTCAAGGATCTGACGGCCATCGCCGGCCAGAAGGCCGTCGCCACCAAGGCCCGCAACTCCATCGCCGGCTTCAAGCTGCGTGAAGGCATGGTCATCGGCGGCAAGGTCACCCTGCGCGGCGACCAGATGTACGAGTTCCTGGACCGGTTCATCACGATCGCGCTGCCGCGCGTGAAGGATTTCCGCGGTCTGAAGGGCACGTCCTTCGATGGTCGCGGCAACTACGCCACCGGTCTGAAGGAACACATCGTGTTCCCCGAGATCAACTACGACCAGATCGATCAGATGTGGGGCATGGACATTGTCGTCTGCACCACGGCCAAGACCGATGAGGAAGCCAAGGCTCTCCTCACCGAGTTCAAGTTCCCGTTCGTGAAGAACTGA
- the rpsH gene encoding 30S ribosomal protein S8, whose translation MMINDPLSDMIARIKNAATRKRSKVLTPASRLRQRVLDVLQDEGYIRGYNLVQNPGEFPQFEIELKYFDGQPVIAEIARVSKPGRRVYSAIGDLKPIKNGLGISILSTSKGVMSDASARDANVGGEVLCRVY comes from the coding sequence ATGATGATCAACGATCCCCTGAGCGACATGATCGCTCGCATCAAGAACGCGGCGACCCGCAAGCGTTCCAAGGTGCTGACCCCCGCTTCCCGTCTGCGCCAGCGCGTCCTGGACGTGCTGCAGGACGAAGGCTACATCCGCGGCTACAACCTGGTTCAGAACCCCGGTGAGTTTCCGCAGTTCGAGATCGAGCTGAAGTACTTCGACGGCCAGCCCGTCATCGCCGAGATCGCGCGCGTGTCCAAGCCGGGCCGCCGCGTCTACTCCGCGATCGGCGATCTGAAGCCGATCAAGAACGGCCTCGGCATCTCGATCCTCTCGACTTCGAAGGGCGTCATGTCCGACGCTTCTGCCCGCGACGCCAACGTCGGCGGCGAAGTCCTCTGCAGGGTCTACTGA
- the rpsN gene encoding 30S ribosomal protein S14: protein MAKKSAVNRNEAVKALVAKYAAKRAALKATANDENLPLEERFEARLQLAALPRNSAPSRIRNRCEVTGRPRAFYRKLKMSRIALRELGNLGQIPGLTKSSW from the coding sequence ATGGCTAAGAAAAGCGCCGTAAACCGCAACGAAGCCGTCAAGGCCCTGGTTGCGAAGTATGCCGCAAAGCGCGCCGCCCTGAAGGCGACCGCAAATGACGAGAACCTGCCGCTGGAGGAGCGCTTCGAGGCGCGCCTGCAACTGGCCGCCCTGCCGCGCAACTCCGCGCCGAGCCGCATTCGCAACCGTTGCGAAGTGACGGGTCGTCCGCGCGCCTTCTACCGCAAGCTCAAGATGAGCCGGATCGCGCTGCGTGAACTGGGCAACCTGGGCCAGATTCCCGGCCTGACGAAGTCGAGCTGGTAA
- the rplX gene encoding 50S ribosomal protein L24, translated as MAAKIKKGDRVVVLTGKDKGRTGAVLKVLPSENRVVVEGVNMVQRHTRPSQADPQGGIKNKEASLHLSNVAIADANGKATRVGFKIDGDTKVRIAKTTGDVI; from the coding sequence ATGGCCGCCAAGATCAAGAAGGGCGACCGCGTCGTCGTCCTCACCGGCAAGGACAAGGGCCGCACGGGCGCCGTGCTGAAGGTCCTGCCTTCCGAAAACCGCGTCGTCGTCGAAGGCGTCAACATGGTTCAGCGCCACACGCGCCCGAGCCAGGCTGACCCGCAGGGCGGCATCAAGAACAAGGAAGCCTCGCTTCACCTGTCGAACGTCGCGATCGCCGACGCCAACGGCAAGGCGACCCGCGTCGGCTTCAAGATCGATGGGGACACCAAGGTCCGCATCGCCAAGACGACGGGAGACGTCATCTGA